A single genomic interval of Myxococcales bacterium harbors:
- a CDS encoding DUF2752 domain-containing protein — translation MNISSSRVLNSIWSRGFLFVTPALFLFAYILGGASNLESIPLCGIRFATGIRCPGCGLTSSFAALSRGRVRESIDLHPLGILIALFFVYMFIRDLFEVFSDKSVPDLLSDRGRQIVSLLFLIAILFQWIFHLILAAC, via the coding sequence GTGAATATTTCCTCAAGCCGGGTTTTGAATTCCATATGGAGCCGGGGTTTCCTGTTTGTGACCCCGGCTCTATTTTTATTTGCCTACATCCTCGGCGGTGCTTCCAATCTTGAGTCAATTCCTCTCTGCGGAATAAGATTTGCCACTGGCATCAGATGCCCCGGGTGCGGCCTTACGAGTTCCTTCGCAGCGCTTTCCCGAGGCAGGGTCAGGGAGAGTATCGATCTCCACCCTCTGGGGATATTGATAGCCCTCTTTTTCGTTTATATGTTCATCAGGGATCTCTTTGAGGTTTTTTCCGATAAATCAGTCCCTGATCTTCTCAGCGACAGAGGTCGACAGATTGTTTCACTCCTTTTCCTGATAGCGATCCTCTTTCAATGGATATTCCACCTCATCTTAGCAGCCTGTTGA
- a CDS encoding NAD+ synthase gives MKIAAAQINTTIGDFDGNVRKIIENIRRAKRLSADLVLFPELSVCGYPPKDLLEKPAFVEANLRAVSEIASATRGIYAVIGFVSINEGLNGRPLFNSAGLLGDGAVKFVQHKTLLPEYDVFDEARYFEPASKQDIFKVAGVDVGLTACDDMWSLYSFGGRTLYRSDPARALANAGVRVILNLSASPFTIGKQLIRRELITKSAQTHGVDIVYCNMVGGNDELVFDGRSFACNSKGRIVHECAAFREDFFVLDTFADNPAFDLKDMCRDEEVLQVLTLGLADYMSKCGFRRAVIGLSGGVDSAVVAAVACRAIGSENVLGVMMPSIYSSQESVTDSEKLARNLGMKTSLQPIGNIYQSYREALGYSSHTDVSLVEENIQARIRGNILMAISNREGALLISTGNKSELSTGYCTLYGDMAGGFALISDLPKTYVYSLARHINKDSEVIPNAIIEKPPSAELKPGQRDQDSLPPYDQLDPIITAYIEERLSVREMVAKGFDKDLVHRIVDMIDRNEYKRRQAAPGIKITSKAFGSGRRLPIAKKLNWDR, from the coding sequence ATGAAGATAGCAGCAGCGCAGATAAATACGACGATAGGGGATTTTGATGGAAACGTCCGGAAGATCATCGAGAATATAAGGAGGGCGAAAAGGCTTTCCGCTGATCTGGTCCTTTTTCCGGAGCTTTCCGTATGCGGATATCCTCCCAAAGATCTTCTTGAGAAACCCGCCTTCGTGGAAGCGAATTTGAGGGCCGTTTCTGAAATCGCTTCGGCAACCCGCGGCATTTACGCAGTGATAGGTTTTGTAAGCATCAACGAGGGTTTAAACGGCAGGCCGCTTTTCAACAGCGCAGGGTTACTCGGTGATGGAGCTGTAAAATTCGTCCAGCACAAGACACTTCTCCCCGAGTATGACGTCTTTGACGAAGCGAGATATTTCGAACCGGCCTCAAAACAGGATATCTTCAAAGTCGCCGGGGTCGATGTAGGTCTGACCGCCTGCGATGATATGTGGAGTTTATATAGCTTTGGAGGGAGGACCCTTTATCGCAGCGATCCGGCGCGTGCGTTGGCAAACGCTGGGGTTCGCGTCATTCTAAATCTCTCGGCCTCTCCATTTACGATAGGCAAACAACTTATCAGAAGGGAGCTCATAACAAAATCCGCGCAGACTCATGGAGTTGACATAGTTTATTGCAACATGGTGGGCGGAAATGATGAGCTCGTATTCGACGGCAGGAGTTTTGCCTGTAATTCCAAGGGGAGAATTGTGCATGAATGCGCCGCATTTCGTGAGGATTTCTTCGTCTTGGATACATTTGCTGACAATCCTGCATTCGATTTAAAAGATATGTGCAGGGACGAGGAAGTCCTGCAGGTCCTTACTCTTGGGCTGGCTGACTATATGTCGAAATGCGGATTCAGGCGCGCTGTGATAGGGCTTTCCGGTGGAGTAGATTCAGCGGTTGTCGCTGCGGTCGCCTGTAGGGCGATAGGGAGTGAAAACGTCCTCGGGGTGATGATGCCCTCGATCTATTCCTCCCAGGAAAGCGTCACCGATTCCGAAAAATTGGCGAGAAATCTCGGCATGAAAACTTCTCTGCAACCCATAGGAAATATTTATCAGAGCTATCGCGAGGCGCTTGGCTACTCCTCCCATACCGATGTTTCACTGGTAGAAGAGAACATTCAGGCGCGCATACGCGGAAACATACTTATGGCGATATCCAACCGCGAAGGGGCACTGCTAATTTCTACCGGAAACAAATCGGAACTTTCCACAGGCTACTGCACTCTTTACGGTGATATGGCAGGGGGCTTTGCGCTGATATCGGATCTTCCCAAAACTTATGTTTATTCTCTGGCGAGGCATATCAACAAAGATTCGGAAGTGATTCCCAATGCGATAATAGAAAAGCCGCCGTCCGCCGAGTTGAAGCCCGGCCAGAGGGATCAGGATTCGCTTCCACCATACGATCAGCTGGATCCTATCATAACTGCCTACATAGAGGAGAGGCTTTCAGTCCGGGAGATGGTGGCAAAAGGGTTTGACAAGGATCTGGTTCACAGGATCGTGGATATGATTGATAGGAATGAATATAAAAGAAGACAGGCCGCTCCCGGGATCAAAATAACTTCAAAGGCATTTGGGAGCGGGCGTCGCCTTCCGATCGCAAAAAAATTGAACTGGGATCGATGA
- the rsmI gene encoding 16S rRNA (cytidine(1402)-2'-O)-methyltransferase, producing MAGKLFIVATPIGNLEDMTLRAIRVLKEADLIAAEDTRLTKKLLAHFDIHTAMTSFFKANENYKASSIISRIEEGANVALVSSAGTPCISDPGYPLLAEAVKRGIEIVPVPGACAAIAALSSGGLPTDRFTFIGFLPDKSGKRKKHLEELSAVEHTLVFYVSKWKAAATLADCLAVLGDRDACAAREMTKVHEEIIRAPLSEICDRYEKKSPKGEIVLIVAGKETKG from the coding sequence ATGGCTGGAAAATTATTCATAGTCGCAACTCCAATAGGCAACCTGGAAGATATGACCCTTCGCGCGATAAGAGTCCTCAAAGAGGCCGATCTGATCGCGGCTGAAGATACGAGGCTTACCAAGAAGCTTTTAGCTCATTTCGATATCCATACGGCGATGACGAGTTTTTTCAAGGCCAACGAAAATTACAAGGCCTCGTCTATCATATCCAGGATAGAGGAGGGGGCAAATGTCGCCTTGGTTTCAAGCGCTGGGACGCCGTGCATTTCCGATCCAGGCTATCCTCTTCTCGCTGAGGCGGTGAAGAGGGGGATAGAAATCGTTCCGGTGCCAGGGGCATGTGCTGCGATTGCGGCGCTTTCTTCCGGCGGGCTTCCTACAGACCGGTTCACTTTCATCGGATTCCTACCTGATAAATCAGGAAAGAGGAAAAAACATCTCGAGGAATTGAGCGCGGTTGAACATACCCTCGTTTTTTACGTTTCGAAGTGGAAGGCGGCAGCAACGCTCGCCGACTGCCTGGCGGTGTTGGGGGATCGCGATGCCTGCGCTGCAAGGGAGATGACAAAAGTTCACGAAGAGATTATTCGTGCGCCGCTATCTGAAATTTGCGATCGCTATGAAAAAAAATCTCCCAAAGGTGAGATAGTTTTG